The genomic interval TGGCATTGATTTATATACTGGTTTACAAAAGCTAGAATGTAAATGCagttaacattttatttaagacTAGCATCTGACCAGATAAcctttgttttcaaacaaaggTTTTTCAACCTCATCAAAAAAGTATTGTTATTTcatatgtttttatgatttcaaGGAAGACAGCATGTAAGATGTGCTGTTGACCAAGTACAAAGGTTAACGCTCAATACCGAACTAGTCAACTGCCTATAGCTGGTCGTGGAGCACCAAATCTAGCTGAAGATAACCATTggataaccctaaccctaaccctaacccttatgCCACAGTtattacgtttttttttcaattcgGTGAGGCAGCACCTAATTCCAGCTTTAgggaggaaacattctccagcTACAAAGCTAACAGACCTAGCTTGGATTAAAAAGCAGCTTTTGACTTTAAGGGAGTCAAgttttatattcaattcaaGGTGATTCAATTAAGTGTCAGTGAAAGAGAGCTTAGAGAAgcacacattttgtttgttgatgtaaTACAGTATCAACAAGACAAGATAAAATCTGGTATTTCCCCTTCATATTTCCTGTTGTTTCCCAAAAGCTGTTTGATTACTTAGTTTTAAAATAGTCTTAAGAGacataaaatgaataaatttgATCCGAGCCATCTGTAACAGTTTACTGAGTCAGCCTGAACATTATCATACCATTCTCCACAGCTATTTTAATTTTAGCACCACAGTCTGCTATTTATTGTGCagaacttgtttttatttctcagtgcTACTTCTAACTTTCCTGCACTTTCAGCCACACTTCATGGCCTTCTTCAGTGGCTGGAGTAGCTTAGTAGTTTTCATAGAGATAGCATTAATACGTTTGTGAATGTATGTTAGTTACTGGAAACATGTGTCACATTCCGGCATCTAGACATCCCAttttggatggatggatggatgaatggatggatgcatggatagatagagatataaatagatagatagatagatagatagatagatagatagatagatgattagatagatagactgactgactgactgactaactgaTGGACGggcagacggacagacggacagacatacagatagataaatagatagatagactaATATTTCATATTACCTGGATCCCTGTGTGTTGTCACTGTCGGAGCTCAACGACTCCAGCTCTTGCTTTATCTCCATTTCATCTGAGGAGCCTGTGTACTCTGGCAGGAATCCCATTATGCCCTCCTCCGACGGGGCCACCAGGTTCTCTGTGgactgggaggaagtggagggacCCACAGCGGAGGCCTGAAACTCCACAGAGCTCACCCGCCCGTTCTCCAGCGGCTTGGTGAGGATCTTCTCGATGGATTTGAAGTACGGCCAGTCCGGCATCTCCCCGTTTTCTGTAATTGTGGATTTCAGCCGCCTGTTGGGAGCAAAAGAGGGACGTTAATAGTCATGCAACATCTGGAGTGAAGAGTCACTGCTCTGGATGGACACCGATCTGGTGCACTTGCCTGTACTGGAAGGACATGTTGGTGATTTTCATCTTGATCTCCTCTTTGAACCGCTGCTCCCCGGTCAGCTGGAAAAACCTCTGCGACATCTTCTCGTAAACCTTGGCGTTCCTCTTGCTCATTTTCAGTTCGTTGTGGTGTTCGTCCCACACGTAGAGGAGGGCTTTCATTTCGCCGTCGGTCCAGTTCGGTGCCCGTCTGTGTTTCTCATTGTGGCCTGGTATCAGGTAGCTGAAATCCTCTGATGCcattttttctttgaaatggTTCTCTTGGcctctgtgtttgcagaaaGTGGATCTTTAGAGGCTGGATTTGAAAGTCTTTTACTGAGCTGGGAGCtgtgtgaggtgtgagacatgCATGGAGGCACACACACGCCTGTGCCCTTCCCCTTAGCCTTGCTGAAAGAGGACTCAAAATGGGGCCTAAGGCAGGAGAGGAATCCGGTTAAAAGCTTTTAGTGGTGCATGATGTCACCGTGACATCAAGTTGCCTTGGCAACGGTGAGGGAGGCCCTTCATTTTCCCTCCCCTCTGCTCTAACCACTCCCGTCCGCTCGCCTTTCCCCTCCATTCTGCACCACTGGCAGCACAAAAAGCTTTTAGCTGAAATGCAGCAGTGTGAGCGCACCACAATCCTGACAGTTTTGAAATATGAGCCtccaggggaggaggagagaaaaaaggagaagagagacaaCGGTTATGCGTTTCCTCGGCAACAAGGCACCAGAATTGGTAGTCAGCCAACACGCTGCTCcatttaaaagcttttaataATAGACAAGTCATTTTGATGCAGGGAGAGGGGAGATTTGCTTTGTCTGGCGTGATGTAGCAGAGCAGAAAAATACATCCAGGCTGCAGTCTGGACCTAAAAGGAGCAAAAGCCTTTCACTGGAAAGATGTGAAACACTTAAGGTGGAAATAATAAAAGGAGAGCTATCAGACAAAATGGCAACATGTGGTGATCAAACCACAGGCGACCCTGGAGTGGAGCACAATATGCTGACTGCTGTAATCAGCTTTCTATTCATAGCAGTGGGAGGTAGACAATGGACCCCAGCAGGAAGGGTCTCTCTGACCAGTAAGAGACCCCTCCCCCATTCAAGTCTCAGCAAGGCGCAGATCTCCGTCTGCCCCCATCTCTGCCACCTTAACCTAGCataacatttgcattttgcCTCTTGTCtgctcctccctttctctctctctctcccctctttgtTCCCcctttctctgcagcatctcagctgctgctctgcctctccATATTTATCTTTGCAGAGCAGGAATGGTGATGCAGCAACACAATCATGTTTATCCACCCACTTCATCTTTATTAGTGCCACAAGTTGATGTCAGCTCGGCTTAACTCAGTTCTGGTCTGATTAGACCCTCAACCCCATCTGCTCCTCAGTAACCTGACAGGCGGCTGGTGAGTTTGTGTCATATAACGCAAATTGGCAGCTTTAGCCAATCCATCACATCTGTCACTTTAGAGAAACGTTAAGCTCTGTTTGTGCAGAAATGGGAAAAGTGAATGAAAGTTAGCGTGAAAGgctttgtattttgttttttctcatttgccTTCAGCCGACAGTTAAAAGGCCTGCACCTCCAAAAGAGcagaaatgtgattatttgtttCAGTGTGAGCTCATGCTCAACTCATTATTTCTGCAGGGTTGTGTCTGTATCCTTGAAAACAGAGTAGACGCCTTAAAGtaattaaatctaaaataaaaacgtACTATTTCAGTGACTTAACAAGCGCAGCTGCCTATAAACCTTCTTCTATTTCAGCATCATGACTGGGTTTTCCTACTGGGCTCCGTATAATTGTATTTTCCTCAGtaatttgtttcattcattaagGTAGTGGTAATCCAGACTACTAATCCAAGAGCCAGACTAATCTACAGATAAACTGGTCATGCGCCACTCATGTCTAAGAAGTAGAATGTGAGTTATCTAAAGCAACCTTAAAATTTAACTATACGACAAGGCTAACTAGAGTGTATCTTTCAGGAACTTTCGGAATTTGATGCAATTTTACCAACGTAACAATAAAGATTACAACAATATGGATTATGCAGTATCAAGATGTAAAGTAAGCCATTTAAAACAGTAGTAGTGCCACCTCTATGTTGTTATTCCTATCTGAGTAGAACAAATGTGAGAATATATTAACAAAAGCATTATTTCTTAGTTTAGTtaagttaaaattaaataataagaatattaatatatttatctgCTTTAGCCAGAGACAAAAAAGTACTTTTGCTAGTCTTCAGTTCCACTTTACTTTATATGCAAGCGGCTTTACATAGCCTACAGTACTGTCATTAGTTTCTGCAGTAGTCTTTGTGGTCATCTTACTTTTTCTTCCCATAAATATTCAAACCAAATTTAATGATATTGATCCAAAGAGCTGAAAACACTAAACCCTTTATTTAGTGAAAATTATTTAGTGCCTTTGAGTGTTTGTAAAAGATCATGGTCCTTGAAAAAGTAAATGAAGGATTGAATGTTACAATCTTTGTCTCATGATCAAAAAGCTGCAGTAGCATTAGGTTGTGGTGGCTAATATTAGCTAACATTattacttaaaggttcagtgtgtagaatttagtgacatctagtggtgaagttgcatgttgcagctaaatacccTTCATTGGTACAATGCTGccacatttattaaataaaaatcacatgatcaacaatacaaaaaataagAGTAAAACCAGAGTAGGGTTCTGATACGTTGGAACCTTAGAAAAACGTTTAATGCAAATTTGTgcacataaaacacatacagtacagtgcaTACGTAACGTATCATAAAGTATAAATGCTTTTAATGTTGGCCCACGTTAGTATGTCAACACATACTGTTGTACACATCGTCTATATTACCTCATCATAAACCGGTCTGTGGAGGACCGGATGCAATCTGACTGGACCACCTGGTCCAAAGCTGCTTCCCCAACAAGAGATAGTCTTTTGCACCTGCTCATGCAGGCGAACACCAAACATGACGAAAACAACTAATTGGCCGCATTTTGTAGTTTGATAAGAGCATTtgaggctggtgtgtgtgtattaactCAACTTCATTTTAATCTCCTTCAATTCCACATAGCAGCAGTCGCAGTGATAAACACTCCAGTTCAGCAAAATTGACTTAGTTACATTCTTGATAAGAAGTCTCACAGTAGAAATTATTTTTTCCCTTCAAATGTCCCACTGGATAACATCTGTGATCTTGACACCGTTACTGCATCAGGGGACGACAATGATTCCCCATGTTTCAAAACTGACTCATGCAGTCATAGGAGAATTTTTCATCTCGAATTCGGCTGAAACTACTTCTGTAAAGTTCCAGTgaagagttttgttttttaaactgtggtGGTAAAAGTTAGTCTTTTATAGATTTTGAAAATGTCCAACTCCGGATCCTGTTTCCAGTGTCGTGCGTTTACAGACTCCGGTCTGGTGTCTCGTCTCTTCAGTGTCTTGAGTGTCTCGGCTCAGTCTCTGGGTAGACACTCCTCCTCGGTGATGCCCTGAGCCTTGAGCTCCTCCAGGACGTTGTCCAAGTGGCCGGGGTCAGGGTAGCCGTGGCCCGTCAGGTTTGAGCCAAACTCCGTCTTGTGGTGCACCTCGTTCCAGATAACTGTGTCGGACTCGCCGGTGGTGCTGGACGTGCCAACGGAGAAGATGAGCCGGCGGTCCCACGCTACCAGGAGCAGCCTCAGAACCTGGACgaagaaattaaatatgtaattttcaCATAATCAAGGCATTTTTGTCTTCATACTACTAATAAAATCAGAAAGAGATGTTCTCTCATTTACCCTGCGTCCCTTCTCACTGTCAGGGAGGTAGCAGTGTCTGGGGAACCCACGGGCGGTGAAGGGTTTGCCTGGATTT from Hippoglossus stenolepis isolate QCI-W04-F060 chromosome 23, HSTE1.2, whole genome shotgun sequence carries:
- the msantd1 gene encoding myb/SANT-like DNA-binding domain-containing protein 1 encodes the protein MASEDFSYLIPGHNEKHRRAPNWTDGEMKALLYVWDEHHNELKMSKRNAKVYEKMSQRFFQLTGEQRFKEEIKMKITNMSFQYRRLKSTITENGEMPDWPYFKSIEKILTKPLENGRVSSVEFQASAVGPSTSSQSTENLVAPSEEGIMGFLPEYTGSSDEMEIKQELESLSSDSDNTQGSSSHPISVKKRHANKPLSMKRKKLQLMQAMLQQQRRSSRAIEETCREVRRAMHQQNLLQVQCLQLQERMMNLLEKLIQPPSATSWVQSGNQDPGNP